In Gemmatimonadota bacterium, one DNA window encodes the following:
- a CDS encoding FAD-linked oxidase C-terminal domain-containing protein has protein sequence MNGRTSADRQSRALAARLRRHHGGEVHADRITRGMYATDASIYQVFPLLVAMPRDTADIAAALELARAEGVPVTPRGAGTSQAGQAIGPGLVLDVSRHLHGITHVDRASRTARVQPGLVLDTLNRALRPEGLFFPVDVSTASRATLGGMAGNNSAGARSIVYGHMVENVRALHAVLPDGTTGVFRTRRGGEAGSAGAADRVRGRIAALRARESGELERRLPAVARHVAGYALHRVEPDGRGLGDVLVGSEGTLAFFTELELALAPLPAHRVLGVCRFPSLASALSSVPALLELGPSAVELVDGTVVERAWALPLFRATVERLARNGSPALLFVEFAGAERDRVLRRLDALAELLADRGLPGAMVRAETPDFQESIWALRRAGMNLVTATRDDRKPVSFLEDCAVPVERLADYAERVTAIFDREGLAGTWYAHASVGCLHVRPALDLKQPEDRTRMRRVAESILDVVRDLGGSHSGEHGDGRLRSEFLAPMLGTRLTDAFREIKRTFDPRGLLNPGVIVDAPAMDAPELLRFGSGYGELPVHTGLEWGEWGSFQRATEACNNNGACRKRAPGVMCPSYRVTGNECDVTRGRANTLRLALSGQLGGDALTDDEVARTLALCVGCKACRQECPAGVDVARMKVEVLHQRRLAGKLPVRARLFGHLPRAASWLGQAPRLAAAATRSRLLTGLLERAVGIARLDAFPHWAARPWSERELGPGRAGADGREVLLFVDTFTRWFEPENARAATRVLRRAGYEVRAVERPQGERPLCCGRTYLSVGMVEEARVEARRFLQALAEAAARSVPVVGLEPSCVLTMRDEWPALVGAHDAGAVPARLIDEFLVQERDAGRLTLPLSTAPARGVRVHAHCHQKAFGLEPATLDLLRLVPDLRVERLATGCCGMAGSFGHEREHVDVSRAMAGLELVPLLDGLGEGERVVANGTSCRHQIRDVTGREALHVIRVLDEASGG, from the coding sequence GTGAACGGACGAACTTCCGCCGACCGCCAGTCGCGCGCGCTCGCCGCTCGCCTGCGTCGCCATCACGGCGGCGAGGTGCACGCCGACCGCATCACCCGTGGCATGTACGCGACGGACGCGTCCATCTACCAGGTGTTCCCGCTCCTGGTGGCGATGCCGCGCGACACCGCGGACATCGCGGCCGCGCTCGAGCTGGCGCGCGCCGAAGGGGTGCCCGTCACGCCGCGGGGCGCCGGGACGTCCCAGGCCGGACAGGCCATCGGACCCGGGCTCGTGCTGGACGTCAGCCGCCATCTGCACGGCATCACGCACGTCGATCGCGCCTCGCGTACCGCCCGCGTCCAACCCGGCCTGGTGCTCGACACGCTCAATCGGGCGCTCCGGCCCGAAGGCCTGTTCTTCCCCGTGGACGTCTCCACGGCCAGCCGCGCCACGCTGGGGGGGATGGCCGGCAACAACTCCGCCGGCGCCCGGTCGATCGTGTACGGGCACATGGTGGAGAACGTGCGCGCCCTGCACGCGGTCCTCCCGGACGGCACCACCGGGGTGTTCCGCACGCGCCGGGGCGGCGAGGCCGGCAGCGCCGGCGCCGCGGACCGCGTCCGCGGGCGCATCGCCGCGCTGCGGGCACGCGAGAGCGGCGAGCTCGAGCGCCGGCTGCCTGCCGTCGCGCGCCATGTGGCCGGCTACGCGCTGCATCGCGTCGAGCCCGACGGCCGGGGCCTCGGCGACGTGTTGGTGGGCTCGGAGGGTACGCTGGCCTTCTTCACCGAGCTCGAGCTGGCCCTGGCACCGCTCCCGGCGCACCGGGTTCTCGGCGTCTGTCGCTTCCCCTCGCTGGCGTCCGCGCTGTCCTCCGTGCCGGCCCTGCTCGAGCTGGGTCCGAGCGCGGTGGAGCTGGTGGATGGCACCGTCGTCGAACGGGCCTGGGCCCTCCCGCTGTTCCGGGCCACCGTGGAGCGGCTCGCGCGCAACGGAAGCCCGGCATTGCTGTTCGTGGAGTTCGCCGGTGCGGAGCGGGATCGCGTGCTCCGCCGACTCGATGCGCTCGCGGAGCTGCTGGCCGACCGCGGGCTGCCAGGTGCGATGGTGCGTGCCGAGACGCCCGACTTCCAGGAGTCCATCTGGGCCCTGCGGCGAGCCGGCATGAACCTCGTCACCGCCACCCGTGACGATCGCAAGCCGGTGTCGTTCCTGGAGGACTGTGCCGTGCCTGTCGAGCGGCTCGCGGACTACGCCGAACGGGTCACCGCCATCTTCGACCGCGAGGGTCTGGCGGGCACGTGGTATGCGCACGCTTCGGTGGGCTGTCTGCACGTGCGACCGGCGCTCGACCTGAAGCAGCCGGAGGATCGCACCCGAATGCGGCGCGTGGCCGAGTCGATCCTCGACGTGGTCCGGGATCTCGGTGGGAGCCACTCCGGAGAGCACGGCGACGGGCGACTGCGCTCCGAGTTCCTGGCACCCATGCTGGGAACGCGTCTGACCGACGCCTTCCGCGAGATCAAGCGGACGTTCGACCCGCGCGGCCTGCTGAATCCGGGCGTGATCGTCGATGCGCCCGCGATGGACGCTCCGGAGCTGTTGCGCTTCGGGTCCGGGTACGGGGAGCTGCCCGTGCATACCGGTCTGGAGTGGGGGGAGTGGGGCTCCTTCCAGCGTGCCACCGAGGCGTGCAACAACAACGGCGCTTGCCGCAAGCGGGCGCCCGGCGTGATGTGTCCCAGCTACCGCGTGACCGGAAACGAGTGCGACGTGACGCGCGGCCGCGCCAACACGCTGCGCCTCGCGCTCTCGGGTCAGCTCGGTGGGGACGCCCTGACCGACGACGAGGTGGCGCGCACACTGGCGCTCTGCGTGGGCTGCAAGGCCTGCCGGCAGGAATGCCCCGCCGGGGTGGACGTGGCGCGCATGAAGGTGGAGGTGCTCCATCAGCGTCGTCTGGCGGGTAAGCTACCCGTGCGCGCACGCCTGTTCGGGCACCTGCCGCGGGCGGCTTCCTGGCTGGGCCAGGCTCCGCGCCTCGCGGCTGCGGCGACCCGGTCGCGCCTGCTGACCGGCCTGCTGGAACGCGCCGTCGGCATCGCGCGCCTGGACGCCTTCCCGCACTGGGCGGCGCGCCCCTGGTCCGAGCGGGAGCTCGGCCCCGGCCGGGCCGGCGCGGACGGTCGGGAGGTCCTGCTGTTCGTCGACACCTTCACGCGCTGGTTCGAGCCGGAGAATGCGCGCGCCGCCACCCGGGTGCTGCGCCGGGCCGGCTACGAGGTCAGGGCGGTGGAACGTCCCCAGGGAGAGCGACCGCTTTGTTGCGGGCGCACCTACCTGAGCGTGGGGATGGTGGAGGAGGCGCGCGTGGAGGCACGGCGCTTCCTGCAGGCCCTGGCCGAAGCGGCGGCCCGTTCCGTGCCGGTGGTCGGCCTCGAACCCTCGTGCGTGCTCACCATGCGGGACGAGTGGCCGGCTCTGGTCGGCGCGCACGATGCGGGCGCGGTGCCGGCACGCCTGATCGACGAGTTCCTCGTGCAGGAGCGCGACGCCGGACGCCTCACGCTGCCTCTGTCGACTGCGCCAGCCCGGGGCGTGCGCGTGCACGCCCACTGCCATCAGAAGGCGTTCGGACTGGAGCCCGCCACGCTCGACCTGCTCCGGCTGGTGCCCGACCTGCGGGTGGAGCGGCTCGCCACCGGATGCTGCGGGATGGCCGGCTCGTTCGGGCACGAGCGGGAGCACGTGGACGTGTCGCGTGCGATGGCCGGGCTGGAGCTCGTTCCCCTGCTCGACGGTCTGGGCGAGGGGGAGCGCGTCGTGGCCAACGGCACCAGCTGTCGACACCAGATCCGGGATGTCACCGGCCGGGAGGCCCTGCACGTCATCCGGGTGCTGGACGAGGCGAGCGGGGGCTGA
- a CDS encoding phosphatase PAP2 family protein, which produces MAAWLLWLRQTDEQLLLALIVRRRPRLDRSMRVLTRLGDAVFVIPVALLLASGAVPGLRTAGQLALLTLVVSHLVVQLLKRTVVRARPSLPVGLVSLIAAPDRFSFPSGHATSSLSVALPLATALPPAWGALLVAAAVLVGLSRSYLGVHYPGDVLAGWIIALGTLVALG; this is translated from the coding sequence ATGGCCGCCTGGCTTCTCTGGCTGCGCCAGACCGACGAACAGCTCCTCCTCGCGCTGATCGTGCGCCGCCGACCGCGGCTCGATCGGTCCATGCGAGTGCTGACGCGACTGGGCGACGCGGTCTTCGTGATCCCGGTCGCTTTGCTGCTCGCCTCCGGCGCGGTGCCAGGGCTGCGGACCGCAGGCCAACTCGCACTCCTCACGCTCGTCGTCTCCCACCTCGTGGTGCAGCTGCTCAAGCGCACGGTGGTGCGGGCACGGCCGAGCCTCCCCGTGGGCCTGGTCTCGCTCATCGCCGCGCCGGACCGCTTCAGCTTCCCGTCCGGCCACGCCACCTCCTCGCTCTCGGTGGCGCTCCCGCTCGCGACCGCTCTCCCGCCGGCCTGGGGAGCCCTGCTGGTCGCCGCCGCCGTCCTGGTGGGGCTGTCCCGCAGCTACCTCGGCGTGCACTACCCGGGGGACGTGCTGGCGGGGTGGATCATCGCGCTGGGCACGCTCGTGGCGCTGGGCTAG
- a CDS encoding glycosyltransferase family 1 protein, with amino-acid sequence MRIAIFTDTYPPTINGVARTLGRLVEHVAARGHDVFLAGPRVGAAVETRATYHHRAPGVPLPVYPELQILRFLDRAGKRALEAFAPDLVHVATEAPLGWSGRQWALRAGVPLVTSFHTNMPEYLAGYGFGRLEGALWRGFRAFHRPARLTFCPSSATLTELRTRGFHDRLRIWPRGVDADRFSPVRRSEALREQLAPGAEHVMVYVGRLAPEKRLDVLLDAWPLVRAALGERVALVLVGDGPLAPTLRATAPAGVSFTGYRTGIELAEAYAIGDVFVFPSDTETFGNVVAEALASGLPVVAPARGGVTDLVQPDVTGVLVPPRDAAAFATACIDLLRDPLRRLRLAHGARRLALGLDWAVILDGLLGHYEEACDPERPAPSSTEIHPLLGVL; translated from the coding sequence ATGCGGATCGCGATCTTCACCGACACCTACCCGCCGACCATCAACGGCGTGGCCCGCACCCTGGGACGCCTCGTGGAGCACGTTGCGGCCCGAGGACACGACGTCTTCCTGGCCGGCCCGCGCGTGGGCGCTGCAGTCGAGACGCGCGCCACCTATCACCATCGCGCGCCCGGTGTGCCGCTGCCCGTCTACCCGGAGCTGCAGATCCTGCGCTTCCTGGACCGGGCGGGGAAGCGCGCGCTCGAGGCCTTCGCACCGGACCTGGTGCACGTCGCCACGGAAGCGCCGTTGGGCTGGTCCGGACGTCAGTGGGCGCTGCGCGCCGGAGTTCCCCTCGTCACATCCTTCCACACCAACATGCCGGAGTATCTGGCGGGGTACGGGTTCGGCCGTCTGGAGGGCGCGCTCTGGCGCGGGTTCCGCGCGTTCCACCGCCCGGCCCGGCTCACCTTCTGTCCCAGCTCGGCCACGCTGACCGAACTGCGCACCCGTGGCTTCCACGACCGGTTGCGGATCTGGCCGCGTGGTGTGGACGCAGATCGCTTCTCGCCTGTTCGCCGGAGCGAAGCGTTGCGGGAGCAGCTCGCGCCCGGCGCCGAGCACGTGATGGTCTACGTCGGCCGCCTCGCCCCCGAGAAGCGGCTGGACGTGCTCCTGGATGCCTGGCCGCTCGTCCGGGCGGCGCTGGGCGAGCGCGTGGCGCTGGTGCTGGTCGGAGACGGGCCGCTTGCGCCCACGCTGCGTGCGACGGCGCCCGCGGGCGTCTCGTTCACGGGATACCGCACCGGCATCGAGCTGGCCGAGGCCTACGCGATCGGGGACGTCTTCGTCTTCCCCTCGGATACGGAGACGTTCGGCAACGTGGTCGCGGAGGCGCTCGCCAGCGGTCTTCCGGTCGTGGCCCCGGCCCGGGGTGGAGTCACCGATCTCGTGCAGCCCGACGTCACCGGGGTCCTCGTCCCACCGCGTGACGCGGCCGCTTTCGCCACCGCCTGCATCGATCTGCTGCGGGATCCACTCCGTCGGCTCCGTCTCGCCCACGGTGCCCGGCGCCTGGCCCTGGGTCTCGACTGGGCCGTGATCCTGGACGGTCTCCTCGGGCACTACGAGGAGGCGTGCGACCCCGAACGTCCCGCGCCCAGCTCCACCGAGATCCACCCCCTCCTGGGAGTCCTCTGA
- a CDS encoding glycosyltransferase, with the protein MDPTSSARLRVLDVTTFFAPASGGVRTYLESKGAALARRGLDHTMVVPDADSGSAFEHGTRIHRVRSPRIPFTPGYRLLLAPFGLQNVIEAEQPDVIEVGSPFVAPFLTWWATARAPVPTVGFYHADLVRAYAEPLSKGLDELARERVRRSVGRYVRAVYSRFDVTVAASASVARDLVAFGLGNVECIPLGVDLERFTPGRRRNLLRGRVGCEVTRRIGLFAGRLAPEKELDVVLDAHALLDPATRPFLVLIGTGPDQQALRARAAEQGHVCVLPFVADRAALADLYADADFYVASGPGETFGLSVGEAMASGLPVLGVDSGAVPDRIGSTACGWLYRRGDVASCAEGLFAAAQAGSPRRTAVVRSHAEQTLSWEITFDRLTDLYRRLARSGRDARNAVPA; encoded by the coding sequence ATGGACCCTACGTCATCGGCTCGCCTGCGCGTGTTGGACGTCACCACCTTCTTCGCTCCCGCGAGTGGTGGCGTGCGTACCTACCTCGAGAGCAAGGGCGCAGCCCTGGCCCGACGGGGTCTGGACCACACGATGGTCGTGCCGGACGCGGACAGCGGCTCCGCGTTCGAGCACGGCACCCGCATCCATCGGGTCAGGAGCCCGCGCATCCCGTTCACACCCGGATATCGGCTGCTCCTGGCTCCCTTCGGTCTGCAGAACGTGATCGAGGCGGAGCAGCCGGACGTGATCGAGGTGGGGAGCCCCTTCGTGGCTCCCTTCCTGACGTGGTGGGCCACGGCGCGAGCGCCTGTGCCCACCGTGGGCTTCTATCACGCGGACCTGGTGCGGGCCTACGCGGAGCCGCTCAGCAAAGGACTGGATGAGCTCGCACGCGAGCGGGTCCGACGCTCCGTGGGTCGCTACGTGCGCGCCGTCTACTCCCGCTTCGACGTCACGGTCGCGGCGTCCGCCTCGGTGGCCCGCGACCTCGTCGCGTTCGGACTCGGCAACGTCGAGTGCATCCCGCTCGGCGTGGACCTGGAGCGGTTCACACCGGGACGCCGTCGCAACCTCCTGCGCGGCCGGGTGGGCTGTGAGGTGACGCGCCGGATCGGGCTGTTCGCGGGCCGGCTCGCACCCGAGAAGGAGCTCGATGTCGTGCTCGATGCGCACGCGCTGCTCGACCCTGCGACCCGACCGTTCCTGGTCCTGATCGGAACCGGCCCGGACCAACAGGCGCTGCGCGCGCGGGCGGCCGAGCAGGGCCATGTCTGCGTGCTCCCGTTCGTCGCCGATCGGGCTGCGCTGGCCGATCTCTACGCCGACGCCGACTTCTACGTCGCGTCGGGCCCGGGCGAGACGTTCGGGCTGTCGGTGGGGGAGGCGATGGCGAGCGGGCTGCCGGTGCTGGGTGTCGACAGCGGGGCCGTGCCCGACCGGATCGGAAGCACCGCGTGCGGGTGGCTCTACCGACGGGGCGACGTAGCGAGCTGTGCGGAGGGGCTGTTCGCGGCCGCGCAGGCTGGGTCGCCCCGTCGTACGGCGGTGGTGCGATCGCACGCGGAGCAGACCCTGTCGTGGGAGATCACCTTCGACCGGCTCACCGACCTGTATCGGCGCCTGGCGCGCTCGGGACGGGACGCCCGCAACGCAGTGCCGGCCTGA
- a CDS encoding lysylphosphatidylglycerol synthase domain-containing protein: MSVAGHLLALALVLADVLARGARLRAPLRAFGSPLSLRHVVAVQLVGEAAGTVTPGRVGSDPARLLRLRGHGVPVAVSWSSFAVENAVEALLLLVVAVVLVVLPGQRLLAGALAAYAVCVLALWLGGLAAGRSLGSRPPGWWTRAGLRAARWDRARRTGRGLRALGGLHRGVAGVAIPASMVRVATRAALLPVLLSTTPWRRPDLAVWSLLLCYLGAAAPVPGALGVVEAGVWLGAGGEAAFAPALLLWWRVYSSYGPALAGAGIAVLTSRAFRPRAAAARISRRRRRVTAVLG; this comes from the coding sequence GTGAGCGTCGCAGGTCACCTGCTGGCGCTGGCGCTGGTCCTGGCCGACGTCCTGGCGCGTGGTGCACGGTTGCGGGCGCCACTGCGGGCCTTCGGTTCCCCTCTTTCGTTGCGCCACGTCGTGGCCGTACAGCTCGTCGGGGAAGCCGCGGGCACCGTCACGCCCGGGCGCGTCGGAAGCGACCCGGCGCGCCTCCTGCGGCTGCGCGGGCACGGCGTCCCCGTCGCGGTGTCCTGGTCGTCGTTCGCCGTGGAGAACGCGGTGGAGGCCCTGCTCCTGTTGGTCGTCGCCGTGGTCCTGGTGGTACTGCCCGGTCAACGACTGCTGGCCGGCGCGCTCGCCGCGTACGCGGTCTGCGTGCTCGCCCTCTGGCTGGGAGGGCTCGCGGCCGGGCGCTCTCTCGGCTCCCGCCCCCCCGGGTGGTGGACGCGCGCCGGGCTGCGGGCTGCCCGCTGGGACCGGGCCCGTCGGACCGGCCGCGGCCTGCGTGCGCTGGGGGGCCTGCACCGAGGGGTCGCAGGGGTGGCCATCCCGGCGTCCATGGTGCGTGTCGCCACCCGGGCGGCGCTCCTCCCCGTGCTGCTGTCCACGACGCCCTGGAGGCGCCCCGACCTCGCGGTGTGGTCGCTGCTGCTCTGCTACCTGGGGGCGGCCGCACCCGTCCCGGGCGCGTTGGGGGTGGTGGAGGCGGGGGTGTGGCTGGGAGCGGGAGGGGAGGCGGCGTTCGCGCCTGCCCTGCTGCTCTGGTGGCGCGTCTATTCGAGCTATGGACCCGCGCTGGCCGGCGCCGGAATCGCGGTCCTCACGTCCAGGGCCTTCCGCCCGCGCGCAGCGGCGGCGCGCATCTCACGCAGGCGCCGCAGGGTCACCGCCGTGTTGGGGTGA
- a CDS encoding DinB family protein — protein sequence MLARPGPDEYNPYYARYVELVPDGDIVTTLASQIEETDAVVRAFIPGREDFRYEPGKWSVRESLGHVVDTERVFGFRALWFARGAAESQPGMDQDLWVAGSNAGERALDDLLSEWRAVRASTVALFRSLDPEAGQRSGVASGYPVTVRALAWITAGHELHHRALFRERYGSTA from the coding sequence ATGCTCGCCCGACCCGGCCCCGACGAATACAACCCCTACTACGCGCGCTACGTGGAGCTCGTCCCCGACGGCGACATCGTCACCACGCTCGCCTCGCAGATCGAGGAGACGGACGCGGTGGTGCGGGCCTTCATCCCGGGGCGGGAGGACTTCCGCTACGAGCCCGGCAAGTGGAGCGTACGCGAGTCGCTCGGACACGTGGTGGACACCGAACGCGTGTTCGGCTTCCGCGCCCTCTGGTTCGCGCGCGGCGCCGCAGAGTCCCAGCCGGGCATGGACCAGGATCTGTGGGTCGCGGGGTCCAACGCGGGGGAACGCGCCCTGGACGACCTCCTGTCCGAATGGCGAGCGGTGCGGGCGTCGACCGTCGCCCTCTTCCGCAGCCTGGATCCAGAGGCGGGCCAGCGGTCCGGTGTGGCCAGCGGCTACCCCGTGACCGTGCGAGCGCTGGCCTGGATCACCGCCGGACACGAGCTCCATCACCGGGCGCTGTTCCGGGAGCGCTACGGCTCGACGGCCTGA
- a CDS encoding VWA domain-containing protein, with translation MLDSSRLRAATTAVSNERGAVILFVALAMVVLLGMSGLAVDMGRAYLDRARMVRAVDAAALAGARVYRSGQPQALQHALAIAQANGVGNGSLGPELDVQFGQNQFGENTVQVVAQRTMPTLLARVLGRNTVDIVAEAEAATPPVDLVLVIDHSGSLEQAKAWGDLQDAAKLFVQKFDDSIDQMGLVGFNTRATQRVWMTDYFTASITSAIDGIAAAGWTNTGEALRYAHEQLATGPLRPRSVKVVVFFTDGRPTAFRGVVGDPGSQQDRVMAAQEGSSRMEGYWNNPLTLLPNDGLPPPVSGCANASICFGSWPSSAVSEQARADGRTWASAIRSEGVYIYTIGLGWAVESYLDELSNEGGISDPTQPQGRTYVAPSAADLDAVFDLVASDIFVRLAS, from the coding sequence ATGCTCGACTCCTCCCGCTTGCGCGCCGCCACCACCGCCGTCTCGAACGAGCGGGGTGCCGTGATCCTGTTCGTGGCGCTGGCCATGGTCGTGCTGCTCGGGATGAGCGGCCTGGCCGTGGACATGGGTCGCGCCTACCTGGACCGCGCGCGCATGGTGCGCGCCGTGGACGCAGCCGCCCTCGCCGGAGCACGCGTCTATCGCTCCGGTCAGCCGCAGGCCCTGCAGCATGCGCTGGCCATCGCACAGGCGAACGGCGTGGGGAACGGCAGCCTCGGTCCCGAACTCGACGTCCAGTTCGGCCAGAACCAGTTCGGCGAGAACACCGTGCAGGTGGTCGCGCAGCGGACCATGCCCACCCTCCTCGCACGCGTGCTGGGCCGCAACACGGTCGACATCGTGGCGGAGGCGGAGGCGGCCACGCCACCGGTGGACCTGGTGCTGGTCATCGACCACTCCGGCTCCCTCGAACAAGCCAAGGCCTGGGGTGATCTCCAGGACGCGGCCAAGCTCTTCGTCCAGAAGTTCGACGACAGCATCGACCAGATGGGCCTCGTCGGCTTCAACACCCGCGCCACGCAGCGCGTGTGGATGACGGACTACTTCACTGCCTCCATCACCAGCGCCATCGATGGCATCGCTGCGGCCGGGTGGACCAATACCGGCGAGGCGCTCCGGTACGCGCACGAGCAGCTCGCCACGGGCCCGCTGCGCCCCCGCTCGGTCAAGGTGGTCGTGTTCTTCACCGACGGGCGTCCCACGGCGTTCCGCGGCGTCGTCGGCGATCCCGGCTCCCAACAGGACCGGGTGATGGCGGCGCAGGAGGGGAGCTCGCGCATGGAAGGGTACTGGAACAACCCTCTCACGTTGCTGCCCAACGACGGTTTGCCGCCCCCGGTGAGCGGATGCGCGAACGCGAGCATCTGCTTCGGGAGCTGGCCATCGTCGGCAGTGTCCGAGCAGGCCCGCGCGGACGGCCGGACCTGGGCCAGCGCGATCCGCAGCGAAGGCGTCTACATCTACACGATCGGCCTCGGTTGGGCGGTGGAATCCTACCTGGACGAACTCTCCAACGAAGGTGGCATCTCGGACCCGACGCAGCCCCAGGGGCGTACGTACGTGGCACCGTCGGCCGCCGACCTCGATGCGGTATTCGACCTCGTCGCGTCCGACATCTTCGTGCGCCTGGCCTCCTGA
- a CDS encoding TadE/TadG family type IV pilus assembly protein, with protein sequence MSRSSERLLRRLRRSERGQELVELALILPILLFILLGTMELGHAFGVAHAMTGLSREGANLAARGATLAQVAQVVIDNGTDIEMNTLGGVIASRVVVQGGAPTVTDQFTQGGAGSSRLGALGGTALSLQGLAGLQEGRVLYVVEVFHAYEPITPLDRVLGPIIPASFYEAAIF encoded by the coding sequence ATGAGCCGGTCTTCTGAGCGCCTTCTGCGCCGGCTCCGTCGGTCGGAGCGGGGCCAGGAGCTGGTGGAGCTGGCCCTCATCCTCCCGATCCTCCTGTTCATCCTCCTGGGGACCATGGAGTTGGGCCACGCGTTCGGCGTCGCGCACGCCATGACCGGCCTGTCCCGCGAAGGAGCCAACCTCGCCGCGCGTGGAGCCACACTGGCGCAGGTGGCGCAGGTGGTGATCGACAACGGCACGGATATCGAGATGAACACCCTGGGCGGGGTGATTGCCAGCCGGGTGGTGGTCCAGGGCGGGGCGCCGACCGTGACGGACCAGTTCACGCAAGGTGGCGCCGGGTCGAGCCGGCTCGGCGCGCTCGGCGGGACCGCCCTCTCGCTCCAGGGCCTCGCAGGCTTGCAGGAGGGGCGGGTGCTGTACGTCGTCGAGGTCTTCCATGCGTACGAACCCATCACGCCCCTGGACCGCGTGTTGGGCCCCATCATCCCGGCTTCGTTCTACGAAGCCGCCATCTTCTAG
- a CDS encoding pilus assembly protein has translation MSVMRTLWRRRRGQSLVEFAFAIPVAIFLLLAVIETGRHFYTRVTVRNAVQEAARFAITGQTLLDPATGNPMTRAESIKQVLVDRATALNVPVADIVLDPVDGGAPDQLVRISLTYLYMFGAGMLPSFMPSTMPITVSTTVKNEPVF, from the coding sequence ATGAGCGTGATGCGCACCTTGTGGAGGCGCCGACGGGGACAGAGCCTCGTCGAGTTCGCCTTCGCCATCCCCGTGGCGATCTTCCTGCTGCTGGCGGTGATCGAGACCGGACGCCACTTCTACACGCGCGTCACCGTGCGCAACGCCGTCCAGGAGGCAGCGCGCTTCGCGATCACGGGCCAGACGCTGCTGGACCCGGCCACGGGCAACCCGATGACGCGCGCAGAGTCCATCAAGCAGGTCCTCGTGGATCGCGCCACCGCGTTGAACGTGCCGGTGGCCGACATCGTGCTCGACCCCGTGGACGGGGGTGCACCAGACCAACTGGTCCGCATCTCCCTGACCTACCTCTACATGTTCGGGGCGGGCATGCTTCCCAGCTTCATGCCCAGCACCATGCCCATCACCGTCAGCACCACGGTCAAGAATGAGCCGGTCTTCTGA
- a CDS encoding DUF192 domain-containing protein: MPSLVVRNADRRTTLGIRVDVADGPWSRLRGLLGRDALAPGEGLLLTPCRAIHMYGMRFPIDVAFLDPEGQVLAAYDSIRPGQRTRRHGDARYALEIPAGTLTESRTRIGDTLEWEVR, encoded by the coding sequence ATGCCGTCGCTCGTCGTCCGCAACGCCGACCGGCGCACGACCCTGGGCATCCGGGTGGACGTGGCCGACGGTCCCTGGAGCCGCCTCCGAGGGCTGTTGGGCAGGGACGCGCTCGCTCCGGGCGAGGGCCTCCTGCTCACTCCCTGCCGCGCCATCCACATGTACGGCATGCGCTTTCCGATCGACGTGGCGTTCCTGGATCCGGAAGGGCAGGTGCTCGCGGCGTACGACTCCATCCGACCGGGTCAGCGCACGCGGCGGCACGGGGACGCGCGCTACGCGCTCGAGATCCCCGCCGGCACGCTCACCGAGTCGCGGACCCGCATCGGCGACACGCTCGAATGGGAGGTCCGATGA
- a CDS encoding type II secretion system F family protein, producing MIYLVMFLVALSAGFLVLALNEVANSQGRLLRRQLSALRIPLPVHVRLAERRARQARRRRLRVIMEALGTRLAVGPRARESIRQWLQQAGFRSHEAVALFLSLRLIISIGAGTLAILALALGTTNALWWALVISLAALSGWSVPFFFIRMRARRRQRAIQTAIPDMLDLLVVCVEAGLGLNQALFRVAQEIDSISSQLAEELAIANLEIRAGAPRMDALRALAGRTGLEDMRALVSMLVQTDRFGTSIGHSLRVHSDTLRTKRRQRAEEQAAKTTIQMLFPLAFFVFPATFVVILGPALFLFRELLGGL from the coding sequence ATGATCTACCTCGTGATGTTCCTGGTCGCGCTCTCGGCAGGTTTCCTGGTCCTGGCCCTCAACGAGGTCGCCAACTCCCAGGGTCGGCTGCTGCGCCGACAGCTCTCCGCCCTGCGCATCCCGCTCCCCGTGCACGTGCGGCTGGCCGAGCGCCGGGCGCGGCAGGCGCGTCGGCGGCGGCTGCGCGTCATCATGGAGGCGCTGGGGACGCGATTGGCGGTGGGCCCGCGCGCGCGGGAGAGCATCCGTCAGTGGTTGCAGCAGGCGGGCTTCCGCAGTCACGAGGCCGTCGCGCTCTTCCTGTCGCTCCGGCTGATCATCTCCATCGGAGCCGGCACGCTCGCGATCCTGGCGCTGGCGCTGGGCACCACCAACGCGCTGTGGTGGGCTCTCGTGATCTCGCTCGCCGCGCTGAGCGGGTGGAGCGTCCCGTTCTTCTTCATCCGGATGCGGGCGCGGCGCCGGCAACGGGCCATCCAGACGGCCATCCCCGACATGCTGGACCTCCTGGTGGTCTGCGTCGAGGCCGGCCTCGGACTCAACCAGGCCCTCTTCCGCGTGGCGCAGGAGATCGACTCGATCTCGTCCCAACTCGCCGAGGAGCTGGCCATCGCCAACCTGGAGATCCGGGCCGGTGCGCCGCGCATGGACGCGCTGCGGGCCCTGGCCGGACGCACCGGGCTCGAGGACATGCGCGCTCTGGTCAGCATGCTCGTCCAGACCGACCGCTTCGGCACCTCGATCGGCCACTCGCTGCGCGTCCACTCGGACACCCTGCGGACCAAGCGCCGCCAGCGCGCCGAGGAGCAGGCCGCCAAGACCACGATCCAGATGCTCTTTCCGCTGGCCTTCTTCGTCTTCCCGGCCACGTTCGTCGTGATCCTGGGGCCGGCGCTCTTCCTGTTCCGCGAGCTCCTGGGAGGCTTGTGA